The genomic window CCAAGCACCAGGTAAAGGACTTCAGGGAACTGTTTTGCCACGTCTGGTAGGGCCATTATCACATACTCAATGCCTTTGCCCGGATTTATGAGCCCGAATGTACATATCACCTTGCGCTTCTCTAGTCCCAGGCTCCTCCGGATCTCGTCCCGGGACCTGGCACGTATGGCCGGGACCCCATGCGGGATGAAGACGACCTTACGCCTGGGTATGCCATACCGGTCCTCGAGTATATCAATGCCCTTTCTCAACATGGCCACCAGGGTGCTACTACGCCGGGCTATAGCCCTGACCACCTCGACCTTCTCGAGGTCAGGCTCGGCGAGGATGGTGTGAAGGGTCACCACTGCTGGCTTTCTAACCCTCCGAAGGAATTCAATGAGATAAGAACCATTCTCCCCGCCGAAGATCCCGAATTCATGCTGGATGCTTACCATATCGAATGGAAATTCATTCACAAAATCCGCTGCCCTCTCATAATCGCTAATGTCATCCCTGTTTATTTCAAGACTTACATGCGGACCATACTGGTAATGGCCAGGCACGTCACTTATGGCAATGACTCGAAAACAGGGACGACTCTGCCTCGTGCCGGTGCTCTGTATAAGATTTGCCGCAAAGGTAGCGATTCCGCACCGTCTGGGCGGGTACGTAGAAAGACATGCTATCATCAGACGAGAGTCGACACCCATGCTCGTGGTAAGCTCCCCCTTTCGAAACCAACCGGTTAAACCGTCACCAGTGTCGTGCTGTTCTCCCACAGTTTATGGCTACGTATTAGTTCAGCCCTTGCGGTGCGGCTGTCCTCTATTATGGTATTAAACCCCACGACACATTCCTCGATCAATGAATTGGCACCTATATGGGCACCAGACCAGATCACACTATCTCTGATGACAGCGCCGGTGTTAACCTTAACATGTGGGCCTAACACGGCGCGTGGGCCAACAGTCGCGCCCGACCGGATCATGCACCCCTCGCCAATGAAGATGGGCCCTACCAGCCGCGCCCCCGGCTCCACGTGGACTCCATGCGCGACCCAGATGTTCTGGCCCGGATCGCGCATATAGCTCGAATCGGGGAATCTGAGGGCCATTCTGCCATTTAAGATGTCCCAGTGTGTGCGAAGGTATCCACTGCGGGTACCGATGTCATTCCAGTAAGCGTCAGAAGCAAAGCCACATACCTTCAATCCATCTGAAATCAACTTTGGAAATACCTCACGTTCGATGGACACTGCACGGCCCGCGGGTATATAGTCCAGAACCTTGGGCTCCATGATATATATCCCCGCGTTCACCAGGTTACTGGATGTCTTCCCTGGCGCTGGTTTCTCTATGAACCGGAGGACTTGCGCTTGCTTGGATAGTTCTACTGCTCCGTAAGCGCTCGGGTCTTCTACCCTGGTCAGGGCAATAGTACACACCGCTCCACTATCTCTATGAAACCTCAAAAGATCTCTTAAATCTATACCTGGTACTATGTCAGCATTCAGGACCAGGAAGGTTTCATCTATACCCTGTGCGGCGTTTTTAATGGCACCTCCAGTTCCAAGAGCTTCGCGTTCGAGCACAAGCTCAATGGGCACTCCGCCTTTGACCCGCGACAGCAACACATCCCTGATGATCTCCCAGCGATAATGGACGGCACATCTTATGTTTGACGCTGATAAGACACTTACGATCTCCACAAGATGGTGGAGCCAGGGACGATTGACCACAGGTACCATAGGTTTTGGAATATCCTGTGTTAATGGGTGGAGTCTCGTCCCTTTTCCTCCTGCTAACAGTATTATGTTCATGTTAAGCGCCTCCCTCGTCAATCTGTAGACATCCCCTGGAGAACTGTCCGAGTCTCAGACCGGCCTTTCATAGATTATGACGGAATTATGGATAAGTTCTCCGAGAGAAGCGGACAAGATAGCCCTGGAGGGACGAGACGCCACATGCCGATATTATGATGGCAAAGTATGTTCATTCATACCTGTCCTGTGTGCACTAGAGTCCGCACGGAAAGGACGGGTGACTCTCTTACATATAATTTATCCAAAAACACACGCCACTCGTGATACGCTTGATTGTGCCGCTTGTCTGCGCTAGCTGTCAGATACGGTATGGCACTACGGCTTTGGGGCCTGTTCCCATACCCTCGCAGAATTGGGCCGCGGCGACCCGCGACTGCGTGGCATCTCGCCCTCGCTGGCAATAGCCACTAGACTGTGATGAGAATAGGAATTTTGATGTTGCTAATTTTTAATTATATATTTGAGAGGACAAGAATTCAAGGTAAATTCTGTAAACGGTAGTATCAAGACTGATAGGATGACACGCAGTATGTCGCAAAAGGCATCAATGTTCCGGCATTTCTGAGTCGTCGATACACTCGAAGACGTCCTTTACTGTAGAACATGGGTAATACACATAAAGTTAACCATTCCAGGGAAAATTGATCATTAATGACAATTTGGCTTTATGTGGGATGATTTTGAACATGGGTGCAGCAATTTCCTGAAGGCGGAGGTGGGCGGATCATGCTCAGGAGTCTGTGGCGGCTTCTCTTTCAACGCAGGCAGCGCAGGCAAGGTTTGGGTCAGGCTTCCATGGGCCCTGTTGAGGAGCAGATATCTTCCAGGCTACGGGTCAATCAGGAGAGGATCAAAGCTGCGTTCGGCAATAGCGCCGACCTTGTCTTA from Bacillota bacterium includes these protein-coding regions:
- a CDS encoding glycosyltransferase; translated protein: MGVDSRLMIACLSTYPPRRCGIATFAANLIQSTGTRQSRPCFRVIAISDVPGHYQYGPHVSLEINRDDISDYERAADFVNEFPFDMVSIQHEFGIFGGENGSYLIEFLRRVRKPAVVTLHTILAEPDLEKVEVVRAIARRSSTLVAMLRKGIDILEDRYGIPRRKVVFIPHGVPAIRARSRDEIRRSLGLEKRKVICTFGLINPGKGIEYVIMALPDVAKQFPEVLYLVLGATHPEVRKLYGESYREGLVKLAHDLGVGANVRFVDSYLTERELVEYLLACDVYITPYVGREQITSGTLAYALGLGKAIISTPYYYAEEMLAGGRGILVEFRNPTSISEALLRVFSSPDLRASMERTAAALGASMSWPIVGELYVKLFENICTRRRSATMAGVRGTVK
- a CDS encoding NDP-sugar synthase, coding for MNIILLAGGKGTRLHPLTQDIPKPMVPVVNRPWLHHLVEIVSVLSASNIRCAVHYRWEIIRDVLLSRVKGGVPIELVLEREALGTGGAIKNAAQGIDETFLVLNADIVPGIDLRDLLRFHRDSGAVCTIALTRVEDPSAYGAVELSKQAQVLRFIEKPAPGKTSSNLVNAGIYIMEPKVLDYIPAGRAVSIEREVFPKLISDGLKVCGFASDAYWNDIGTRSGYLRTHWDILNGRMALRFPDSSYMRDPGQNIWVAHGVHVEPGARLVGPIFIGEGCMIRSGATVGPRAVLGPHVKVNTGAVIRDSVIWSGAHIGANSLIEECVVGFNTIIEDSRTARAELIRSHKLWENSTTLVTV